Proteins found in one Erwinia sp. SLM-02 genomic segment:
- a CDS encoding MFS transporter, whose protein sequence is MSQTEDDKVVNSAVRKSIIRLLPFLALMYVMAYLDRANIGFAKEAFQVDTGLSNAAYAFGAGVFFIGYALFEVPSNILLYKVGARVWLSRIMVTWGLISAAMMFAHDEQTFIILRFFLGASEAGFMPGVMLYLTFWFPLNVRAKVAGYFWFGPPIAFILGGPASGALLTIHDMWGLHNWQLMFLVEGLLAAFVGVVAYFYLDDKPADRRCKFLNEEEKQALSRVIEKEEKAKVNHGPQGILKALCDPRVLYLCMICFTIQVGSYGIAFFLPSQVAALSGQKVGFIVGVLSGIPWLCALFAAWYIPHLSTKRKERRWIGTITLLCGGLGVALSGMLAATPVWAFVVLCIGCAGLLAVQPIYWTFPTSYLGGAAAASGIALINSLGNLGGFVAPNIRVWAENTFNSSAAGLYLLGAIAILGALMLSGVFRIGIRRDLDSPAPDKNRDAPAENSATLTSGSLK, encoded by the coding sequence ATGAGTCAGACTGAAGATGATAAAGTTGTTAATTCGGCAGTACGTAAATCTATTATCCGCCTGCTGCCGTTTCTGGCACTGATGTATGTTATGGCCTATTTAGATCGCGCCAATATTGGTTTTGCCAAAGAGGCATTCCAGGTGGATACCGGTTTAAGTAATGCCGCCTACGCGTTTGGTGCCGGGGTGTTTTTTATCGGCTATGCGCTGTTCGAAGTGCCCAGCAACATTCTGCTGTATAAAGTGGGTGCCCGGGTGTGGCTTTCCCGCATCATGGTGACCTGGGGGCTGATCTCTGCGGCGATGATGTTCGCCCACGATGAGCAAACCTTTATCATCCTGCGCTTCTTCCTCGGCGCGTCCGAGGCCGGTTTTATGCCGGGCGTGATGCTGTATCTCACCTTCTGGTTCCCGTTGAACGTCCGCGCTAAGGTGGCCGGTTACTTCTGGTTTGGCCCGCCGATCGCCTTTATCCTCGGCGGCCCGGCATCCGGCGCGCTGTTAACCATCCACGATATGTGGGGCTTACACAACTGGCAGCTGATGTTCCTGGTGGAAGGATTACTGGCGGCGTTCGTTGGCGTGGTGGCCTATTTCTATCTGGACGATAAGCCTGCCGACCGGCGCTGTAAGTTCCTTAACGAAGAAGAGAAGCAGGCACTCAGCCGGGTAATTGAGAAAGAAGAGAAGGCCAAGGTCAACCACGGCCCGCAGGGGATCCTGAAAGCCCTGTGCGATCCGCGCGTGCTCTACCTGTGCATGATCTGCTTTACCATCCAGGTGGGTTCCTACGGCATTGCGTTCTTCCTGCCTTCGCAGGTAGCCGCCCTTTCCGGCCAGAAAGTCGGCTTTATCGTCGGCGTGCTGTCCGGCATTCCCTGGCTCTGCGCCCTGTTTGCGGCCTGGTACATTCCGCACCTGTCGACGAAGCGCAAAGAAAGGCGCTGGATCGGCACTATCACTCTGCTGTGCGGCGGCCTGGGTGTGGCGCTGTCGGGGATGTTAGCGGCAACGCCGGTCTGGGCATTTGTCGTGCTGTGCATCGGCTGCGCTGGCCTGCTGGCGGTGCAGCCGATCTACTGGACCTTCCCCACCAGCTATCTGGGCGGTGCGGCGGCGGCGTCAGGGATTGCGCTGATCAACTCGCTGGGCAATCTGGGCGGTTTTGTTGCACCGAATATCCGCGTATGGGCCGAAAACACCTTCAATTCATCGGCGGCGGGGCTGTATCTGCTGGGCGCGATTGCCATTCTCGGTGCGCTGATGCTGTCCGGGGTGTTCCGCATCGGCATCCGCCGCGATCTGGACAGCCCGGCACCGGACAAAAACCGGGATGCACCAGCGGAAAACAGCGCGACGCTGACTTCGGGCTCGCTGAAGTAA
- a CDS encoding extracellular solute-binding protein has protein sequence MKLKTSISLLLSALMATQAAYAAQQLTVWEDIKKSDGIKTAIADFQKQHNVEVKVQEMPFAQQIEKLRLDGPAGIGPDVLVIPNDQLGSAVVQGLLSPITVDAAHQAAYTPSAMAAFIQNNVVYGIPKAIETLVLIYNKDLLPSPLKTLDEYRTFSQKQREAKQYGLLAKFDQIYYSWGAIAPMGGYIFGKDGKGGLNTHDIGLNTPGSIEAVTYLKSFFTQGLLPGGILGDNGLNAIDSLFTEKKAAAVINGPWAFQPYEAAGINYGVAPLPDLPNGKPMSSFLGVKGYVVSTWSKDKALAQQFIEFINQPQYVKERYQKTQEIPPLLALMNDPIIKDDEKANAVAVQAARASAMPGVPEMQEVWGPANAALELSVSGKQEPKAALDGAVKQITMQIEAMQASNQ, from the coding sequence ATGAAATTGAAAACGAGCATCTCGCTGTTACTGTCCGCACTGATGGCCACGCAGGCCGCCTACGCCGCGCAGCAGCTCACCGTCTGGGAAGATATTAAGAAATCGGACGGCATCAAAACCGCCATCGCCGACTTCCAGAAGCAGCATAACGTTGAAGTCAAAGTGCAGGAGATGCCTTTCGCCCAGCAGATTGAGAAGCTGCGTCTGGATGGCCCGGCCGGTATCGGCCCCGATGTACTGGTGATCCCGAACGACCAGCTCGGCAGCGCCGTGGTGCAGGGTCTGCTATCGCCAATCACCGTGGATGCGGCGCATCAGGCGGCGTATACCCCGTCGGCGATGGCCGCGTTTATCCAGAACAACGTGGTGTACGGCATTCCGAAAGCGATTGAAACTCTGGTGCTGATTTATAACAAGGATCTGCTGCCGTCGCCGCTGAAAACCCTCGACGAGTACCGCACCTTCTCGCAGAAGCAGCGTGAAGCCAAACAGTACGGCCTGCTGGCGAAGTTCGACCAGATTTACTACAGCTGGGGCGCGATTGCGCCGATGGGCGGCTACATCTTCGGCAAGGACGGCAAGGGCGGGCTGAACACCCACGATATCGGCCTGAACACCCCGGGCAGCATAGAGGCCGTGACCTACCTGAAGAGCTTCTTCACCCAGGGCCTGCTGCCGGGCGGCATCCTCGGGGATAACGGGCTGAACGCCATCGATTCCCTGTTTACTGAGAAAAAAGCGGCGGCGGTGATTAACGGCCCGTGGGCGTTCCAGCCGTATGAAGCGGCGGGCATCAACTACGGCGTGGCACCGCTGCCCGATCTGCCAAACGGCAAACCGATGAGTTCATTCCTCGGCGTGAAGGGCTATGTGGTGTCCACCTGGAGCAAGGATAAAGCGCTGGCGCAGCAGTTTATCGAGTTCATCAACCAGCCGCAGTACGTCAAAGAGCGCTATCAGAAAACCCAGGAGATCCCACCGCTGCTGGCGCTGATGAATGACCCGATTATCAAAGACGATGAGAAAGCTAACGCCGTTGCGGTACAGGCCGCACGCGCCTCCGCCATGCCGGGCGTACCGGAAATGCAGGAAGTGTGGGGACCGGCCAATGCCGCTCTGGAACTGAGCGTGTCCGGCAAGCAGGAGCCGAAGGCCGCCCTCGACGGCGCGGTGAAGCAAATCACCATGCAGATTGAAGCCATGCAGGCCAGTAATCAGTAA
- a CDS encoding enolase C-terminal domain-like protein — protein MAIAIKDISVKDIRFPTSRNLDGSDAMNAISDYSATYVTLITDREDLKGYGLTFTIGRGNDLCVSAVKSLAELFVIGRTLEEITANFGQFWHELVSGDCQLRWVGPEKGVIHLATAAIINALWDLWARSENKTVWKLLVDMKPEEVVKCIDFTYITDVLTPEEALTLLRRVESGKTQREQEMFEYGFPGYTTAAGWLGYSEEKMRQLARQAVADGWTHLKQKVGADLEQDMRRAAILREELGWDRKLMMDANQIWGVDQAIAAMRKLAQFDPLWIEEPTSPDDILGHAAIKARIGDIGIATGEHAHNRVMFKQFFQAGAMDFCQLDPARLGGLNEVLAVVLMAAKFGVPVCPHGGGVGLCQYSLNIVLFDYIAVSASLENRVLEYVDHLHENFEEPLIIKRGRYYPLQQPGYGVKMKAQTLLDYSWPDGREWLK, from the coding sequence ATGGCGATCGCGATCAAGGATATCAGCGTTAAAGATATTCGTTTCCCAACGTCCAGAAACCTCGACGGTTCTGATGCGATGAATGCAATATCTGATTATTCCGCAACGTATGTCACCCTGATAACCGATCGGGAAGATTTAAAAGGCTACGGACTGACCTTTACTATTGGCCGGGGAAACGATCTCTGCGTCAGCGCAGTAAAGTCTTTAGCTGAATTATTTGTTATTGGCCGCACGCTGGAAGAGATCACCGCTAATTTTGGTCAGTTCTGGCACGAGCTGGTTTCCGGTGATTGCCAGCTGCGCTGGGTCGGGCCGGAAAAAGGCGTTATTCATTTAGCCACCGCGGCAATTATTAATGCGCTCTGGGATCTGTGGGCGCGCTCGGAAAATAAAACCGTGTGGAAACTGCTGGTGGATATGAAGCCGGAAGAGGTGGTGAAGTGCATCGATTTCACCTACATCACCGACGTGTTAACCCCGGAAGAGGCGCTGACCCTGCTGCGCCGCGTCGAGAGCGGCAAAACGCAGCGCGAGCAGGAGATGTTTGAATACGGCTTCCCGGGCTATACCACCGCCGCAGGCTGGCTGGGCTACTCGGAAGAGAAAATGCGCCAGCTGGCGCGCCAGGCGGTCGCCGATGGCTGGACGCACCTGAAGCAAAAAGTCGGGGCGGATCTGGAACAGGACATGCGGCGTGCGGCCATTCTGCGCGAGGAACTGGGCTGGGACCGCAAGCTGATGATGGACGCCAACCAGATCTGGGGCGTAGACCAGGCCATTGCGGCGATGCGCAAACTGGCACAGTTCGATCCGCTGTGGATTGAGGAGCCAACCAGCCCGGATGATATTCTCGGCCATGCGGCGATTAAGGCGAGGATCGGTGATATCGGCATTGCCACCGGCGAGCACGCCCACAACCGCGTGATGTTTAAACAGTTCTTCCAGGCCGGTGCCATGGACTTCTGCCAGCTCGATCCGGCCCGCCTCGGTGGCCTGAACGAGGTGCTGGCGGTGGTGCTGATGGCGGCGAAATTTGGCGTGCCGGTTTGCCCGCACGGCGGCGGTGTTGGCCTGTGCCAGTATTCGCTCAATATCGTGCTGTTCGATTATATCGCGGTATCCGCCTCGCTGGAAAATCGCGTGCTGGAATATGTCGATCATTTACATGAAAACTTTGAAGAGCCTTTAATCATTAAACGCGGAAGATATTATCCGCTACAGCAACCGGGCTATGGCGTGAAAATGAAAGCGCAAACATTACTGGATTACTCATGGCCTGATGGCCGCGAATGGTTAAAGTAA
- a CDS encoding ABC transporter ATP-binding protein has product MSSIRLRSVSKKFGATETLKNIQLDIEAGEFAVFVGPSGCGKSTLLRLIAGLEEVSGGEILIGDEMVNDVAPAHRGVAMVFQSYALYPHMTVAENMGYGLKVNRVPKEQIRHQVEMVSKTLQLSHLLDRKPKQLSGGQRQRVAIGRAIVRNPKVFMFDEPLSNLDAELRVEMRLHIAKLHQELKTTMVYVTHDQVEAMTLADKIVVMNYGKVEQVGSPMALYYNPVNRFVASFIGSPKMNFLPAQVVECSATGLLVSINDGQSTLALPAPQRLLQPGEALTLGIRPEHLRINSDAPLQLDFHCEVVERLGNNTYLFGQSYGHDGFKMLLPGDVSFRPYQSLRPSFYPHQCMVFDSEGLRVSADIEIPQDQAA; this is encoded by the coding sequence ATGTCCAGCATCAGACTGAGAAGCGTGAGCAAGAAGTTCGGCGCAACCGAAACGCTGAAAAATATTCAACTGGATATCGAAGCTGGCGAATTTGCCGTATTCGTTGGCCCTTCCGGCTGCGGCAAATCCACCCTGCTGCGGCTGATTGCCGGGCTGGAGGAAGTCAGCGGCGGCGAGATCCTGATTGGCGATGAGATGGTCAACGACGTCGCCCCCGCCCATCGCGGCGTGGCGATGGTGTTTCAGTCCTACGCGCTTTACCCGCATATGACCGTGGCGGAAAACATGGGCTACGGCCTGAAGGTCAACCGCGTACCGAAGGAGCAGATCCGCCACCAGGTGGAGATGGTTTCCAAAACGCTGCAGCTTTCCCACCTGCTGGACCGCAAACCGAAGCAGCTCTCCGGCGGGCAGCGCCAGCGCGTGGCGATTGGCCGGGCGATTGTGCGCAACCCGAAGGTGTTTATGTTCGATGAGCCGCTGTCAAACCTGGACGCCGAGCTGCGCGTTGAGATGCGCCTGCACATCGCCAAGCTGCATCAGGAACTGAAAACCACCATGGTCTATGTGACCCACGATCAGGTTGAGGCGATGACCCTGGCCGATAAGATTGTGGTGATGAACTACGGCAAGGTTGAGCAGGTCGGCTCGCCGATGGCCCTCTACTACAATCCGGTTAACCGCTTTGTGGCGAGCTTTATCGGCTCACCGAAGATGAATTTCCTGCCCGCTCAGGTCGTGGAGTGCAGCGCTACCGGGCTGCTGGTCAGCATTAACGATGGGCAAAGCACCCTGGCGCTGCCTGCCCCGCAGCGGCTGCTGCAGCCGGGTGAGGCGCTGACGCTGGGTATCCGCCCCGAGCATCTGCGCATTAACAGCGACGCCCCGCTACAGCTGGACTTCCACTGCGAGGTGGTGGAGCGGCTGGGCAACAACACCTATCTGTTCGGTCAGAGCTACGGCCACGACGGCTTTAAAATGCTGCTGCCCGGCGATGTTTCCTTCCGCCCTTATCAGTCGCTGCGCCCGTCCTTCTATCCGCACCAGTGCATGGTCTTTGACAGCGAAGGGCTGCGCGTCAGCGCCGATATTGAGATCCCGCAGGATCAGGCGGCGTAA
- a CDS encoding sugar phosphate isomerase/epimerase family protein, translating into MKNLMATVGLLAALSTASGLASAAQVDDEIALQMYTLRNVGTPAEQFAMAHKAGFKHVELVGTHDLNAAQLKALLEKNQLTVTSSHVQLKALEQDYQQTVAFNKAVGNSTIVVPWIEPQDRPDSTQGWIDYAQRLDKLGAKLHKDGIQLGYHNHNFEMKKYDGVTALDIIFKHSQPANLKLEMDAAWVSRGGQDPARILKEYPGRVFAIHAKDNASIGIRDDEMNFAPLGEGLLDWKTILPAAKASGVKWFIIEHDKPKDAWSIITTSLKNLRAALESLPK; encoded by the coding sequence ATGAAAAATTTGATGGCAACGGTGGGCCTTTTGGCGGCCCTGAGCACCGCGTCTGGCCTGGCTTCGGCGGCGCAGGTGGATGATGAAATCGCGCTGCAAATGTATACGCTGCGCAATGTCGGTACACCAGCCGAGCAGTTCGCGATGGCGCACAAGGCGGGCTTTAAGCATGTGGAGCTGGTCGGCACGCACGATCTGAATGCTGCACAGCTGAAGGCGCTGCTGGAGAAAAATCAGCTGACGGTTACCTCTTCACACGTCCAGCTGAAGGCGCTGGAGCAGGACTATCAGCAAACCGTGGCCTTTAACAAGGCGGTAGGCAACAGCACCATCGTGGTGCCGTGGATTGAACCGCAGGATCGCCCGGACAGCACCCAGGGCTGGATCGACTACGCGCAGCGGCTGGATAAACTGGGCGCGAAGCTTCACAAGGACGGCATCCAGCTGGGCTACCACAACCATAATTTTGAAATGAAGAAGTACGACGGCGTCACCGCGCTGGACATCATCTTTAAGCACTCGCAGCCCGCCAACCTGAAGCTGGAAATGGACGCGGCGTGGGTATCGCGCGGTGGTCAGGACCCCGCACGTATTCTGAAAGAGTATCCGGGCCGCGTGTTTGCTATTCACGCCAAGGATAATGCCTCGATCGGCATCCGCGATGACGAAATGAACTTTGCCCCGCTGGGCGAAGGTCTGCTGGACTGGAAAACGATTCTGCCTGCCGCGAAGGCCAGCGGCGTGAAGTGGTTTATCATCGAACACGATAAGCCGAAGGATGCCTGGAGCATCATCACCACCTCGCTGAAAAATCTGCGCGCCGCGCTGGAAAGCCTGCCGAAATAA
- a CDS encoding RNA polymerase sigma factor, whose translation MSAFERYYTELFRFLSGKLRDKHLAEELTQETFSRALASPEQVSSHRGLLYHIARNLLVDRYRLQKQHEDAPDVDTDELAAPGHEQPDSLLENQQYVDHIVAAIEQLPPRCREAFIRHRIDGQSQSDVAASMGISINMVEKHIIRAMLACRASRDSWRDEKQGGHNDDAG comes from the coding sequence TTGTCAGCGTTTGAGCGTTACTACACCGAACTGTTCCGCTTTCTGAGCGGCAAACTGCGGGATAAGCATCTGGCGGAAGAACTTACCCAGGAGACGTTCAGCCGCGCGCTGGCCTCCCCGGAACAGGTTTCCTCGCACCGCGGCCTGCTTTACCATATCGCCAGAAATCTGCTGGTCGATCGCTATCGCCTGCAAAAACAGCATGAAGATGCGCCGGATGTGGATACCGACGAGCTGGCGGCACCCGGTCACGAACAGCCCGACAGCCTGCTGGAAAACCAGCAGTATGTTGACCACATCGTCGCTGCCATAGAGCAGTTGCCACCCCGCTGCCGCGAAGCCTTTATCCGCCATCGCATTGACGGCCAGTCGCAGAGTGACGTCGCGGCCAGCATGGGGATTTCAATCAACATGGTGGAAAAACACATTATTCGCGCCATGCTGGCCTGCCGCGCCAGCCGTGACAGCTGGCGGGATGAAAAACAGGGAGGTCACAATGACGACGCAGGATAA
- a CDS encoding lysozyme inhibitor LprI family protein — translation MNKKLSLAALAVTGVIFSSASFAAGFDCNKASGYVEQTICSTPALSALDDKVSGLYGQAIKQNPDNKAAIRKSQLAWLKEVRNKSTSFTELQNAYANRVNDLNAIVSGSAQSAAVSGSQPQSAVPAAVAPVPQAAPVAQSAAPVASAGQASVERSCQVQVTYSKDAVDQYITNQKTQPNRLRVTDNGDSFIIHFERFYGLGDMNSEFISPRGREFMNVKQEQDGTTSFYRKSEANGFLSFIFTSVKGSMKPRFDASLYDCRTGVAASASQQQPAVNAQPGAAPSAAAGEVKTYHLTATSAVLDPIEMDFRSSSALDMKVYNNAKNYADGSDDRYRMLSIYRDYGVSVADFDNIVIPQCRAETDSLTNESKAVQSQWGTFSSDPSTRERQQKERSDYLQQWTQRFQAATDRMQQCWSEAALRVPEHTPR, via the coding sequence ATGAATAAGAAATTGAGTCTCGCTGCATTAGCTGTTACGGGTGTTATTTTTAGTTCAGCGTCTTTCGCTGCCGGCTTCGATTGTAATAAAGCCAGCGGCTATGTTGAACAAACCATCTGCTCAACGCCCGCGCTGTCGGCGCTGGACGATAAAGTCAGCGGCTTATACGGCCAGGCCATTAAGCAAAACCCGGATAATAAAGCCGCCATCAGAAAATCGCAGCTGGCATGGTTAAAAGAGGTTCGTAATAAGTCCACGTCATTCACCGAGCTGCAAAACGCCTACGCGAACCGCGTGAACGACCTGAATGCGATTGTCAGCGGCAGCGCACAGTCGGCGGCGGTTTCCGGCAGCCAGCCTCAGTCTGCTGTACCGGCAGCCGTTGCACCAGTACCACAGGCCGCACCCGTTGCTCAGAGTGCAGCACCCGTAGCGAGTGCGGGCCAGGCGTCGGTAGAACGCTCCTGCCAGGTGCAGGTCACCTACAGTAAAGACGCTGTCGACCAGTACATCACCAACCAGAAAACCCAGCCAAACCGGCTGCGCGTCACCGATAACGGCGACAGCTTTATCATTCACTTCGAACGTTTTTACGGGCTGGGTGATATGAACAGTGAATTTATTTCACCGCGCGGCAGGGAGTTTATGAACGTTAAGCAGGAGCAGGACGGCACCACCTCCTTCTACCGTAAAAGCGAGGCCAACGGGTTCCTCAGCTTTATCTTCACCTCGGTGAAAGGCAGCATGAAGCCAAGATTTGATGCCAGTCTTTATGACTGCCGTACCGGCGTAGCGGCGAGTGCCAGCCAGCAACAGCCAGCGGTGAATGCGCAGCCCGGTGCCGCACCATCTGCCGCCGCCGGTGAAGTGAAAACCTACCATTTAACAGCGACGTCCGCCGTGCTTGATCCAATTGAGATGGATTTTCGCAGCAGCTCGGCGCTGGATATGAAAGTCTATAACAACGCCAAAAATTATGCCGACGGCAGCGATGACCGCTATCGCATGTTAAGTATCTACCGGGATTACGGCGTGTCGGTGGCTGATTTCGACAACATCGTTATTCCGCAGTGCCGTGCCGAAACGGACAGCCTGACGAATGAGAGTAAGGCCGTGCAGAGCCAGTGGGGCACCTTCAGCAGCGATCCGTCCACCCGCGAGCGTCAGCAAAAAGAGCGGTCGGACTATCTGCAGCAGTGGACGCAGCGTTTCCAGGCAGCCACGGACAGAATGCAGCAGTGCTGGTCGGAAGCGGCATTGCGCGTGCCTGAACATACGCCCCGTTGA
- a CDS encoding carbohydrate ABC transporter permease, whose translation MISPSEKLMLNKRSRQHAVTGVLLALLPGFGQFYHRQWAKGLCFLILLASFAGVFHDFLQQGLWGLVTLGEEVPRDNSIFLLAEGIISVLIIAFGLTLWGLSFRDAWLNGRRRDNGEQLHGVRKQYQILLREGFPYLMITPGFILLVFVVVFPILFGFAIAFTNYNLYHTPPAKLVDWVGMKNFINIFTLSIWRSTFFDVLQWTVVWTLLATTLQCSVGVMLAILVNQKDLRFKPLIRTIFILPWAVPGFVTILVFAGMFNDTFGVINNSILDFFGIAPKAWMTDPFWTKTALILMQTWLGFPFVFAMTTGVLQAIPDDLYEAAMMDGASAWTRLKTITLPLVMYAIAPIIITQYTFNFNNFNIIYLFNNGGPAVAGSNAGGTDILVSWIYKLTMSSSQYAIAATITILLSIFVVGVALWQFRATKSFKQDEMA comes from the coding sequence ATGATTTCCCCCAGTGAAAAACTGATGCTTAACAAACGCTCGCGGCAGCACGCCGTAACGGGCGTACTGCTGGCGCTACTGCCGGGCTTCGGCCAGTTCTATCATCGCCAGTGGGCGAAAGGATTGTGCTTTTTAATCCTGCTCGCCAGCTTTGCCGGCGTGTTCCATGATTTCCTGCAGCAGGGGCTGTGGGGACTGGTGACGCTGGGGGAAGAGGTGCCGCGCGACAACTCCATCTTCCTGCTGGCGGAGGGGATTATCAGCGTGCTGATTATTGCCTTTGGCCTGACGCTGTGGGGGCTGTCGTTCCGCGACGCGTGGCTGAACGGTCGCCGCCGCGATAACGGCGAGCAGCTGCACGGGGTGCGCAAGCAGTATCAGATCCTGCTGCGCGAGGGCTTCCCCTATCTGATGATCACCCCGGGGTTTATCCTGCTGGTGTTTGTGGTGGTGTTCCCGATCCTGTTCGGGTTCGCCATCGCCTTCACCAACTACAACCTGTACCACACGCCGCCGGCGAAGCTGGTTGACTGGGTGGGGATGAAGAACTTTATCAATATCTTCACCTTATCCATCTGGCGCTCCACCTTCTTCGACGTACTGCAGTGGACGGTGGTCTGGACGCTGCTGGCAACGACGTTACAGTGTAGCGTGGGCGTGATGCTGGCGATTCTGGTGAACCAGAAAGATCTGCGCTTCAAGCCGCTGATCCGCACCATTTTCATTCTGCCGTGGGCGGTGCCGGGCTTTGTCACCATTCTGGTGTTTGCCGGGATGTTCAACGACACCTTTGGCGTGATCAACAATTCGATTCTTGACTTCTTCGGCATTGCGCCGAAGGCGTGGATGACCGATCCGTTCTGGACCAAAACCGCGCTGATTTTGATGCAGACCTGGCTTGGCTTCCCGTTTGTGTTCGCCATGACCACCGGCGTGCTGCAGGCGATCCCTGACGACCTGTACGAAGCGGCGATGATGGACGGGGCCAGCGCCTGGACGCGGCTGAAAACCATCACGCTGCCGCTGGTGATGTACGCCATCGCGCCGATCATCATCACCCAGTACACCTTCAACTTTAACAACTTCAACATTATCTATCTGTTTAACAACGGCGGCCCGGCGGTGGCCGGGTCAAACGCCGGTGGCACCGACATTCTGGTTTCGTGGATCTACAAGCTGACCATGTCGTCTTCGCAGTATGCGATTGCCGCCACCATTACGATCCTGCTGTCGATTTTTGTGGTCGGCGTGGCGCTGTGGCAGTTCCGGGCCACCAAATCGTTCAAACAAGATGAAATGGCGTAA
- a CDS encoding FecR family protein produces MTTQDKQAIAEQAIRWLLRQQEGLSLSEQDAFQRWLQTPAHRAEYEDLRGLWQQTAAIPAGAVDHLRPAPVRRTFWRPVVYGCALVLLAAVLWLPLRDEFAAPVYSASWQTGRGEMRTVDLPDGSRISLDAGTQLTVRYYPRRREVEMPQGQAFFQVAHSPQQPFAVFSGPSRVTVVGTEFSVRYLPHTLSGDGTDVAVRSGAVRVGPRGSWQNGWWRAMQHLHLPQARAHLAVLHASERATGDAEGRLVKRTPLPADSIAAWRDDRIVLDNARLDMALAEFARYGEVSIKADSPTVAALRVSGSFDTDRAASFAKSLPLVLPVKIKTIKNQQAIVLSAAEQKNN; encoded by the coding sequence ATGACGACGCAGGATAAGCAGGCAATAGCTGAACAGGCAATCCGCTGGCTGCTTCGCCAGCAGGAAGGCCTGAGCCTGAGCGAACAGGATGCGTTCCAGCGCTGGCTGCAAACCCCGGCACACCGTGCAGAGTATGAAGACCTGAGGGGACTGTGGCAGCAAACGGCGGCCATCCCCGCCGGAGCGGTAGATCATCTGCGCCCTGCCCCCGTTCGCCGTACCTTCTGGCGGCCCGTCGTGTACGGCTGTGCACTGGTTCTGCTGGCGGCGGTGCTGTGGCTGCCGCTGCGCGATGAGTTTGCCGCCCCGGTTTACAGTGCCAGCTGGCAGACCGGTCGCGGCGAGATGCGCACCGTCGATCTCCCCGACGGCAGTCGGATCTCGCTGGATGCCGGCACGCAGCTGACCGTGCGCTATTACCCCCGCCGCCGGGAAGTGGAGATGCCGCAGGGGCAGGCTTTCTTCCAGGTGGCACATAGCCCGCAGCAGCCCTTTGCGGTGTTCAGCGGCCCGTCGCGCGTGACCGTGGTGGGTACCGAATTCAGCGTGCGCTACCTGCCGCATACCCTGAGCGGCGACGGCACCGATGTGGCGGTCCGCAGCGGCGCGGTGCGCGTTGGCCCGCGCGGCAGCTGGCAAAACGGCTGGTGGCGGGCGATGCAGCATTTGCATCTGCCGCAGGCCCGTGCGCATCTGGCCGTGCTCCACGCTTCCGAACGTGCGACAGGCGATGCCGAAGGGCGTCTGGTTAAGCGAACCCCCCTGCCTGCCGACAGCATCGCCGCCTGGCGGGATGACCGCATCGTGCTGGACAACGCACGGCTGGACATGGCGCTGGCGGAGTTTGCCCGCTACGGCGAGGTGTCCATCAAAGCGGATTCACCGACCGTTGCCGCGCTGAGGGTGAGCGGGAGTTTTGACACCGACCGCGCCGCGAGCTTTGCGAAATCGCTGCCGCTGGTGCTGCCGGTGAAAATAAAAACCATTAAAAATCAGCAGGCTATTGTTTTATCCGCCGCTGAACAAAAAAATAATTAA